A stretch of DNA from Amylolactobacillus amylophilus DSM 20533 = JCM 1125:
GGCTGTATGGTTAGGCGTAATGCTCCACGATTTTTGCCGATAAACCATTCCCAGCGTTCATTGGTTTGCCAATCACTCCGTCGCTTGGTTTCGTCCTTATCGGCAAAGCGAATATAACGATTGATAATCTCAAACGCTGTTTTTTCTGCATTTTGATGTTCCAACAAATCTTTCATGGCTTGAGTGGCTCTGTCGTTTTTCAAACGAATTTCAAAGCGATTCTTTATTTCTGCGTCTTCTAAGGCAATATCATTTTTCACGTATTGCTCATAATCTTTCTCATATATACAGAAATAGACTTCGCTTTTTAATGAGCCAATATAAAGGGTGTTTCCCATGTCTGGTTTTTCATCACGGTGAACCAATTCACCACTGCGATAATTTTTAAAGCTCCGAAAGACGGAAATACATTCTTCCTGTTTACATTTCTTTGCCAATTCTGGAATATTCAAAATCCCTGTTTTATCGTTGATGGCTAAATCCAAGCGTTTGAAAATACCTTTATGTTCCATGCAATCTTGAAAGAAACCATACCAGCTCCGATGTTGAGCCAATAGAAAGTTTTCAAATTGCCGACAGCCTTTTCCTTTCAGTTCTAATAAAACCCCTTTACTTACATCATGAGAGACTAGGACAACAATATCACCGAAACGATAGTGTTCGGGATAAGAATAATAGCCAAAGTCTTCGTGTAGCATATAATCCATATTCAAGCGTAAAACCTCACCGATAATTTGAGACACATCATTGGTAGGGAATCGAATCCGTACATAGTCGAATAACATCTCCAATGGGTTATCGGGATTGAAGCGTTCCAAAGCGTTCAGTAAATCTTCTTTCACCTGTTGAGTAGGGACTGCCTTGCCTGTTTCAATATCCGATAGGTAAGGTCTGGTAATATGAGAAGCAACCGCCAGTTTATTTTGAGAAACGCCATAAGCCAGTCGCTTTTCTTTCAATTCCTTAATCCAAATTTTTTCGTTTTCCATTCGCAAACCTCCAATCTAAAAAAGATGTAAACTATGACCCTTGAGTTTACATCTTTCCTATTTTCCGCAATTCCTTGTACCATCAACATTGGTTGATGAGAATTGCCTGTTTTCAGTTGTATTTGTGCCCCCCTGTTAGGTAGAGGGGGCTAAAGGATTGGCGTGGCTAACGCCACACCAATCAAAGCAAGTCTGAACCTGTACCTTTCACTTCGTGCGGTACAGGCTCAGATTGCTTTTTTTGAATGACTTTTCCTATTTCTCCTAAGAAATCATACCTTTTTGGTACAA
This window harbors:
- the mobT gene encoding MobT family relaxase; amino-acid sequence: MENEKIWIKELKEKRLAYGVSQNKLAVASHITRPYLSDIETGKAVPTQQVKEDLLNALERFNPDNPLEMLFDYVRIRFPTNDVSQIIGEVLRLNMDYMLHEDFGYYSYPEHYRFGDIVVLVSHDVSKGVLLELKGKGCRQFENFLLAQHRSWYGFFQDCMEHKGIFKRLDLAINDKTGILNIPELAKKCKQEECISVFRSFKNYRSGELVHRDEKPDMGNTLYIGSLKSEVYFCIYEKDYEQYVKNDIALEDAEIKNRFEIRLKNDRATQAMKDLLEHQNAEKTAFEIINRYIRFADKDETKRRSDWQTNERWEWFIGKNRGALRLTIQPEPYSFERTLNWLHHQVAPTLKVASILDILNGTTIISTMIHEAKLTEKHEKLIEQQHLGMEDLIT